A genomic window from Glycine soja cultivar W05 chromosome 10, ASM419377v2, whole genome shotgun sequence includes:
- the LOC114371232 gene encoding probable aquaporin NIP5-1 isoform X1, which yields MPESEIGTPTAASVPATPDTPGGPLFTSLRVDSLSHERESFSMAGCKCLPTKGHSCFTDFSVGVPLPNVSLTQKMNKQVGAEFVGTFILIFAATAGPIVNNKYNGVESLMGNAACAGLTVMFIILSIGHISGAHLNPSLTIAFAAFRHFPWTHVPAYIAAQVSASICACYALKGVYHPFLSGGVTVPTVSVAQAFATEFIITFILLFVVTAVATDTRAVGELAGIAVGATVLLNILISGPTSGGSMNPVRTLGPAVAAGNYKHIWIYLVAPTLGALAGAGVYTLVKLRDEEAEPPRQVRSFRR from the exons atgcCGGAATCGGAGATAGGGACGCCGACGGCGGCGTCGGTGCCGGCGACGCCGGATACTCCGGGAGGACCGTTATTCACGTCGCTGCGAGTTGACTCACTGTCACATGAACGTGAGTCGTTCTCAATGGCTGGGTGCAAGTGTCTGCCGACCAAGGGCCATAGCTGCTTCACTGATTTCTCAGTTGGTGTTCCACTTCCCAATGTTTCTCTCACTCAAAAG ATGAACAAACAGGTTGGAGCAGAGTTTGTGGGGACTTTCATATTGATATTTGCAGCAACGGCAGGACCAATAGTGAACAACAAGTACAATGGAGTAGAGAGTCTAATGGGAAATGCAGCTTGTGCAGGGTTAACTGTGATGTTTATCATTCTGTCCATTGGCCACATCTCAGGTGCACACCTGAATCCATCCCTCACCATTGCCTTCGCGGCCTTTCGCCACTTCCCTTGGACCCATGTCCCGGCCTACATAGCAGCACAAGTCTCTGCCTCCATATGTGCATGTTATGCTCTCAAAGGTGTTTACCACCCTTTCCTCTCCGGTGGGGTCACTGTCCCCACCGTCAGCGTCGCCCAGGCTTTTGCAACCGAGTTTATCATCACTTTTATTCTCTTGTTTGTTGTCACTGCTGTCGCCACCGATACTCGTGCG GTTGGTGAATTGGCAGGTATTGCTGTTGGGGCTACAGTTTTACTCAACATTCTCATATCAGG GCCGACAAGTGGTGGTTCGATGAATCCGGTGCGCACGTTGGGTCCAGCCGTGGCAGCAGGAAATTACAAGCatatatggatctatttggtggCACCAACGTTGGGTGCTCTCGCTGGTGCTGGTGTTTATACGCTCGTCAAGCTGCGTGACGAGGAGGCCGAACCGCCGCGACAAGTTAGAAGTTTCCGTCGCTAA
- the LOC114371232 gene encoding probable aquaporin NIP5-1 isoform X2: MPESEIGTPTAASVPATPDTPGGPLFTSLRVDSLSHERESFSMAGCKCLPTKGHSCFTDFSVGVPLPNVSLTQKVGAEFVGTFILIFAATAGPIVNNKYNGVESLMGNAACAGLTVMFIILSIGHISGAHLNPSLTIAFAAFRHFPWTHVPAYIAAQVSASICACYALKGVYHPFLSGGVTVPTVSVAQAFATEFIITFILLFVVTAVATDTRAVGELAGIAVGATVLLNILISGPTSGGSMNPVRTLGPAVAAGNYKHIWIYLVAPTLGALAGAGVYTLVKLRDEEAEPPRQVRSFRR, from the exons atgcCGGAATCGGAGATAGGGACGCCGACGGCGGCGTCGGTGCCGGCGACGCCGGATACTCCGGGAGGACCGTTATTCACGTCGCTGCGAGTTGACTCACTGTCACATGAACGTGAGTCGTTCTCAATGGCTGGGTGCAAGTGTCTGCCGACCAAGGGCCATAGCTGCTTCACTGATTTCTCAGTTGGTGTTCCACTTCCCAATGTTTCTCTCACTCAAAAG GTTGGAGCAGAGTTTGTGGGGACTTTCATATTGATATTTGCAGCAACGGCAGGACCAATAGTGAACAACAAGTACAATGGAGTAGAGAGTCTAATGGGAAATGCAGCTTGTGCAGGGTTAACTGTGATGTTTATCATTCTGTCCATTGGCCACATCTCAGGTGCACACCTGAATCCATCCCTCACCATTGCCTTCGCGGCCTTTCGCCACTTCCCTTGGACCCATGTCCCGGCCTACATAGCAGCACAAGTCTCTGCCTCCATATGTGCATGTTATGCTCTCAAAGGTGTTTACCACCCTTTCCTCTCCGGTGGGGTCACTGTCCCCACCGTCAGCGTCGCCCAGGCTTTTGCAACCGAGTTTATCATCACTTTTATTCTCTTGTTTGTTGTCACTGCTGTCGCCACCGATACTCGTGCG GTTGGTGAATTGGCAGGTATTGCTGTTGGGGCTACAGTTTTACTCAACATTCTCATATCAGG GCCGACAAGTGGTGGTTCGATGAATCCGGTGCGCACGTTGGGTCCAGCCGTGGCAGCAGGAAATTACAAGCatatatggatctatttggtggCACCAACGTTGGGTGCTCTCGCTGGTGCTGGTGTTTATACGCTCGTCAAGCTGCGTGACGAGGAGGCCGAACCGCCGCGACAAGTTAGAAGTTTCCGTCGCTAA